From Alteribacter lacisalsi, a single genomic window includes:
- the hpaE gene encoding 5-carboxymethyl-2-hydroxymuconate semialdehyde dehydrogenase, translating to MNLIELTHESRLDDILLYINGEFVAASSNETFENKNPFTNQPINRVASGEKADIDMAVSAARAAFKGEWGSLKLKDRLAYINRIADLIDEHIDEIAPLESLDTGLPIHQTKKMVARAAQNFRFYAEMVSTRLTGDAYQVDDDFLNYTVHKPVGVAGLITPWNAPFMLETWKIAPALATGNTVVLKPAEWSPLTANRLAEIIHKADLPKGVFNVVHGYGETAGAALVAHPDAPLISFTGETKTGSEIMKNGADPLKRFSMELGGKSPIIVFDDADLDRAMDAVTWGIFSFNGERCTANSRLFVHESIYDTFVEQLMERVKNIRVGDPLDDKTQVGPLIHTEHYENVKRYLGIAKDEGAQVVSGHVDEAHADGNFVPPTLLLNVTNDMTVAQEEIFGPVMCVMPFKDESQVIEMANDIRYGLAGYVWTNDMKRGHRVAQKVDAGMMWVNSQNVRDLRTPFGGSKHSGIGREGGYYAFEFYTEIQIVHVALGDHPIPQFGKEKRT from the coding sequence CTGAATCTGATCGAACTTACACACGAATCCCGGCTGGACGATATCCTGCTTTACATTAACGGCGAGTTTGTGGCCGCCAGCTCCAATGAAACGTTTGAAAATAAAAACCCGTTTACGAACCAGCCGATCAACCGGGTCGCTTCCGGTGAAAAAGCGGATATCGATATGGCGGTCAGTGCCGCCAGAGCCGCATTTAAAGGGGAATGGGGGAGCCTCAAGCTGAAGGACCGCCTCGCCTATATCAACCGGATCGCCGATCTGATTGACGAGCACATCGACGAGATCGCCCCGCTTGAGTCCCTTGATACAGGACTGCCGATTCATCAGACGAAGAAGATGGTTGCCCGGGCAGCGCAGAACTTCCGTTTTTACGCGGAAATGGTGTCTACGCGACTGACCGGAGACGCGTACCAGGTGGACGATGACTTTCTTAACTATACGGTACACAAACCGGTCGGTGTGGCCGGTCTGATAACGCCATGGAACGCGCCATTTATGCTCGAGACGTGGAAAATCGCCCCGGCACTTGCCACCGGAAACACCGTCGTCCTGAAGCCGGCCGAATGGTCGCCGCTCACGGCGAATCGTCTCGCTGAAATAATCCACAAAGCGGACCTCCCAAAAGGGGTGTTCAACGTAGTGCACGGCTACGGAGAAACAGCCGGGGCCGCCCTCGTGGCCCATCCGGACGCGCCGCTCATTTCCTTTACAGGCGAGACGAAAACCGGCTCAGAAATTATGAAAAACGGCGCCGATCCCCTGAAGCGCTTTTCCATGGAGCTCGGAGGAAAATCCCCGATTATTGTGTTTGACGATGCGGATCTCGACCGGGCGATGGACGCGGTCACATGGGGCATCTTCTCCTTTAACGGAGAGCGCTGCACGGCCAACTCCCGCCTGTTCGTTCACGAGTCGATTTACGATACATTCGTGGAGCAGCTCATGGAGCGGGTGAAAAACATCCGAGTGGGCGACCCGCTAGATGACAAAACCCAGGTGGGCCCGCTCATTCATACGGAGCACTATGAAAACGTGAAACGGTACCTCGGCATTGCCAAGGACGAAGGCGCCCAGGTGGTGAGCGGCCATGTGGACGAAGCCCATGCGGACGGCAACTTCGTCCCGCCGACGCTGCTTTTGAACGTGACCAACGATATGACAGTCGCACAGGAGGAGATTTTCGGACCGGTCATGTGCGTGATGCCGTTTAAGGACGAATCGCAAGTGATTGAAATGGCGAACGACATCCGCTACGGTCTTGCGGGCTATGTGTGGACGAACGACATGAAGCGCGGCCACAGAGTCGCCCAGAAAGTCGACGCCGGCATGATGTGGGTGAACTCCCAGAACGTCAGGGACCTGCGCACCCCGTTCGGCGGCTCCAAGCACAGCGGCATCGGACGCGAAGGCGGCTACTACGCCTTCGAATTTTACACCGAAATCCAGATCGTCCACGTCGCCCTCGGCGACCACCCGATCCCGCAGTTCGGAAAAGAAAAACGGACATAA
- the hpaB gene encoding 4-hydroxyphenylacetate 3-monooxygenase, oxygenase component gives MPAKTGQEYISRLKQASNNIYLHGERVSDVTEHPGLKNVVKSMARLYDLQHEKPEKMLYTSPTSGEKAGMTFMQPKTIDDLIARREAIQEWARTSGGMMGRSPDYLNAEVMAMGVNNKLFAEDDQMFADNAAKYYEYARENDISLTHTLIHPQVNRAKAQHEQKDANVALHLVEKKKDGIIVDGIRLLATQGGITDEILVFPSTVKKSGEHDDPYSVAFAIPNNTPGLKFLSRESFDYGKSEWDHPLSSKFEEGDAIVSFENVFVPWERVFVCGNSSICNRTFLETNAVVHMSHQVVAKNIVKTEFLLGTILSVMDSIGIDQFQHVKDKGTEVMLALETMKSHLFRAEHNAKPDASGTMTPDFEALNAARNWYPRIYPRMVEILRVLGASGMMGIPTEADFHHEDIGPILHRGLQGKNLEGYERVQLFRLAWDMTMSAFGSRQMHYEYYFFGDPVKMGMAYFDQYEKDEYKQYVYDFLKETKSTKPGALNV, from the coding sequence ATGCCAGCCAAGACTGGACAGGAATATATCAGCCGCCTCAAACAGGCGAGCAACAACATCTACCTGCACGGCGAGCGAGTGAGCGACGTGACCGAGCATCCGGGACTGAAAAACGTCGTCAAATCAATGGCGCGCCTTTATGATCTCCAGCATGAAAAACCGGAAAAAATGCTCTATACCTCCCCGACGAGCGGAGAAAAGGCCGGCATGACGTTCATGCAGCCGAAAACGATCGACGACCTGATCGCCCGCCGTGAAGCGATCCAGGAGTGGGCCCGTACGTCAGGCGGAATGATGGGGCGCTCGCCCGATTACCTGAACGCTGAAGTCATGGCGATGGGTGTAAACAATAAGCTCTTTGCCGAAGACGACCAGATGTTTGCCGACAACGCGGCGAAGTACTACGAGTACGCCCGTGAGAACGACATCAGCCTGACCCATACGCTCATTCACCCTCAGGTGAACCGGGCAAAAGCCCAGCACGAGCAGAAGGACGCCAACGTGGCGCTTCACCTGGTGGAAAAAAAGAAAGACGGCATCATCGTTGACGGGATCCGCCTCCTCGCTACCCAGGGCGGCATTACGGATGAAATCCTCGTGTTTCCGTCCACCGTTAAAAAGTCGGGCGAGCACGATGATCCGTACTCGGTTGCCTTTGCGATTCCAAATAACACGCCTGGGCTCAAATTCCTCAGCCGGGAGTCATTTGACTACGGCAAAAGCGAATGGGATCACCCGCTCAGCTCCAAGTTTGAAGAAGGAGACGCGATCGTCAGCTTTGAAAACGTGTTTGTCCCATGGGAGCGCGTGTTTGTGTGCGGCAACTCAAGCATCTGTAACCGGACGTTCCTTGAAACGAACGCGGTCGTGCATATGTCCCACCAGGTGGTGGCGAAAAATATCGTGAAAACCGAGTTCCTTCTCGGCACGATTTTAAGCGTGATGGATTCGATCGGCATCGACCAGTTCCAGCACGTGAAAGACAAAGGAACTGAAGTGATGCTTGCACTGGAAACAATGAAATCCCACCTGTTCCGCGCCGAGCATAACGCGAAGCCGGACGCCTCCGGGACAATGACACCGGATTTTGAAGCGCTCAATGCGGCCCGCAACTGGTATCCGCGCATCTACCCTCGCATGGTGGAAATCCTCCGGGTGCTCGGGGCGTCCGGTATGATGGGCATTCCAACCGAAGCGGACTTCCATCACGAGGACATCGGACCGATTCTTCACCGGGGTCTTCAGGGGAAAAATCTTGAAGGCTACGAGCGTGTGCAGCTGTTCCGTCTCGCATGGGATATGACGATGAGTGCATTCGGCAGCCGTCAGATGCACTATGAATACTACTTTTTTGGCGACCCGGTCAAAATGGGCATGGCTTATTTCGATCAGTACGAAAAGGACGAATACAAGCAGTACGTCTATGATTTTCTTAAAGAAACAAAATCCACGAAACCTGGCGCTTTAAACGTTTAG
- the hpaD gene encoding 3,4-dihydroxyphenylacetate 2,3-dioxygenase gives MEANIIRTGRVVLHVADLDRSRKFYVDALGLIETETRGDELYLRGLEEHNHHSIVLKKSSEPRVEVISYKVMSDSDLDRLEELFNAKGMKTKWLEKGSQHAVGRTLRTQDPSGMPVEFYAEMDTVERMLQRYDLYKGARIQRIDHFNCMVRDVEKAYHFYIDELGFACSEYTAAEDERIWAAWLHRKPSVHDVAFMNGKGPRLHHTGFWLSDQLSLIHACDVLASMGYTQNIERGPGRHGLSNAFFLYLRDPDGHRIELYNGDYLTSDPDFKPVRWDINDPRRQTFWGHAAPDSWFEEASEVMNLFAEEDETVMEIGEPTLKQRKPTFVI, from the coding sequence ATGGAAGCGAATATTATTCGTACGGGCCGGGTAGTGCTCCACGTAGCCGACCTGGACCGCTCACGGAAATTCTACGTGGATGCCCTCGGGTTGATCGAAACGGAAACCCGCGGTGATGAGCTTTATCTCAGAGGGCTTGAGGAGCACAACCACCACTCGATCGTCCTGAAAAAAAGCAGTGAACCTCGTGTGGAGGTGATCAGCTACAAGGTGATGAGCGATTCGGATCTTGACCGGCTGGAGGAACTGTTTAATGCCAAAGGCATGAAAACGAAGTGGCTGGAAAAAGGCAGTCAGCACGCGGTTGGACGTACTCTCAGAACGCAGGATCCGTCCGGCATGCCGGTAGAGTTTTATGCTGAAATGGATACCGTGGAGCGCATGCTTCAGCGCTATGACCTGTACAAAGGCGCTCGCATCCAGCGGATCGATCATTTTAACTGCATGGTCCGTGACGTGGAGAAAGCATATCACTTTTACATTGATGAGCTCGGGTTTGCCTGCTCGGAATACACGGCCGCAGAAGACGAGCGGATCTGGGCGGCGTGGCTTCACCGGAAACCGAGCGTTCACGATGTGGCGTTTATGAACGGCAAGGGGCCGCGTCTTCACCACACTGGCTTCTGGCTGAGCGATCAGCTGAGCCTGATTCATGCCTGTGACGTACTCGCGTCCATGGGCTACACGCAGAATATCGAACGGGGACCGGGACGCCACGGACTCTCCAATGCGTTCTTCCTCTATCTCCGTGACCCGGACGGTCACCGCATCGAGCTGTATAATGGCGATTACCTGACGAGCGACCCGGACTTCAAGCCGGTCAGATGGGACATTAACGACCCGCGCCGCCAGACGTTCTGGGGTCACGCAGCACCGGACAGCTGGTTTGAAGAAGCATCGGAAGTGATGAATCTGTTTGCCGAAGAGGACGAAACCGTCATGGAAATCGGGGAGCCGACACTCAAACAGCGCAAACCGACGTTTGTGATTTAA
- a CDS encoding flavin reductase family protein, translated as MDDQLFKRAMGKFATGVTVVTTEVGDKVHGMTANAFMSVSLDPKLILISVANRAMMKGYLDDSGSFAVSILAHKQADLSMYFAGQKKDDKSVDFDVFDNMPVLHGSVATITCDVHNTHLEGDHTLYVGKVRDIRVDDETKPLAYFSGKYYNLTE; from the coding sequence ATGGACGATCAGCTTTTTAAACGGGCGATGGGGAAATTCGCCACTGGGGTAACGGTGGTGACAACAGAAGTTGGGGATAAAGTGCACGGCATGACAGCGAACGCTTTTATGAGCGTATCGCTCGATCCAAAACTGATTCTCATCAGTGTGGCGAACCGGGCGATGATGAAGGGGTATCTGGACGACTCCGGGAGCTTCGCCGTCTCGATTCTCGCCCACAAACAGGCCGACCTGAGCATGTATTTTGCCGGGCAGAAAAAAGACGACAAAAGCGTCGATTTTGACGTGTTCGACAATATGCCGGTACTTCACGGTTCGGTTGCCACGATCACGTGTGATGTGCACAACACCCACCTTGAAGGGGACCACACCCTTTATGTGGGAAAAGTGCGTGACATCCGTGTGGATGACGAGACAAAGCCACTGGCCTATTTTTCAGGCAAATACTACAATCTGACAGAATAG
- a CDS encoding 5-carboxymethyl-2-hydroxymuconate Delta-isomerase, whose amino-acid sequence MPHITVEYTDNLTPEEFNPKALLGKINKVFTDRPDVYPIAGVRSRAIALTDYLVADGAGEEDAFVHLTVKIAAGRSQAVKEETCDELFEVVSSYLSPAFDRRGLALSLELYEFGEGGTYKKNNIHHRYK is encoded by the coding sequence GTGCCGCACATAACCGTCGAATACACCGACAACCTGACACCTGAAGAATTCAACCCCAAAGCCCTTCTCGGGAAAATAAACAAGGTATTCACTGACAGGCCCGACGTCTACCCCATAGCAGGTGTACGCAGCCGTGCCATCGCCCTCACCGACTACCTGGTCGCAGACGGAGCCGGCGAAGAGGATGCCTTTGTTCACCTGACCGTGAAAATTGCCGCCGGCCGCTCCCAGGCAGTAAAGGAAGAAACGTGCGACGAGCTGTTCGAAGTTGTAAGCAGCTATCTATCCCCCGCCTTTGACCGGCGGGGGCTCGCCCTCAGCCTTGAGCTTTACGAGTTCGGTGAAGGCGGAACGTACAAGAAAAACAACATCCACCATCGTTACAAGTAG
- a CDS encoding nucleoside deaminase, with amino-acid sequence MKNNGRLDHEYFMTEALQEAKEAGQRGDLPIGAVIVHNGRIIARGSNMRKTAGIKISHAENNAMHNCAPYLMKHASECVIYTTLEPCIMCLTTLVMANIDSIVFAADDKYMNMKPFIDANSYIRDRIHQYKGGVCRGESEALLRKYSPYAAELALNGTHPHHRKGGA; translated from the coding sequence GTGAAAAATAACGGCCGCCTCGATCACGAATATTTTATGACCGAAGCGCTCCAGGAAGCCAAAGAAGCGGGGCAGAGAGGCGACCTGCCAATCGGGGCCGTCATCGTCCATAACGGCCGCATCATCGCCCGGGGCAGCAATATGCGGAAAACGGCGGGCATCAAAATCAGCCACGCTGAAAACAACGCCATGCACAACTGCGCCCCGTATCTGATGAAGCACGCCTCTGAGTGCGTCATCTACACCACGCTCGAGCCGTGCATCATGTGCCTGACGACGCTCGTAATGGCCAACATCGACTCCATTGTCTTCGCCGCAGACGACAAATACATGAACATGAAGCCCTTTATCGATGCCAACTCCTACATAAGGGACCGCATCCATCAATACAAAGGTGGTGTGTGCCGCGGCGAATCCGAAGCCCTTCTGCGCAAATACTCCCCCTACGCAGCGGAGCTCGCCCTGAACGGCACCCACCCCCATCACAGAAAAGGAGGCGCCTGA
- a CDS encoding fumarylacetoacetate hydrolase family protein, with amino-acid sequence MKKARIVYAGAIHEATEAPDGRLLLQDGRVVAEDAVQWLTPVEPRTVFALGLNYADHASELAFNAPEEPLVFLKGPNTFVGHRGESERPYGVTFMHYECELAVVIGCTARNVKKEDAYDVVAGYTIANDYAFRDLLENYYRPNLRVKNRDYCTPLGPWFTDAADVADPMNLKLRTYVNGEVTQEGTTANMIFDIPHLIEYLSSFMTLGEGDIILTGTPKGTVSVEPGDEVVTEIEGLGRLTSTITGKAVPAGEK; translated from the coding sequence ATGAAAAAAGCAAGAATCGTATACGCCGGCGCCATTCATGAAGCCACCGAAGCACCGGACGGCCGCCTCCTCCTTCAGGACGGCCGGGTCGTCGCAGAAGATGCCGTACAGTGGCTCACACCTGTTGAGCCCCGGACCGTGTTCGCTCTAGGTCTCAACTATGCCGACCACGCGAGCGAACTGGCATTCAACGCCCCCGAGGAACCGCTCGTGTTTCTAAAAGGACCAAACACATTCGTCGGGCACCGTGGTGAATCCGAGCGGCCTTACGGTGTCACCTTCATGCACTACGAATGCGAGCTCGCCGTCGTCATCGGGTGCACCGCCCGAAACGTGAAAAAAGAGGATGCCTACGATGTGGTCGCCGGGTACACAATCGCCAACGATTATGCATTTCGCGACCTGCTCGAAAACTATTACCGTCCGAATCTGCGCGTAAAAAACCGGGACTACTGCACCCCGCTAGGCCCCTGGTTTACGGACGCAGCCGACGTAGCGGACCCGATGAACCTGAAACTTCGCACGTACGTAAACGGCGAAGTCACCCAGGAAGGCACCACCGCCAACATGATCTTTGACATCCCCCACCTGATCGAGTACCTGAGCAGCTTCATGACGCTCGGGGAAGGGGATATCATCCTCACCGGCACACCGAAAGGCACCGTCAGCGTCGAGCCGGGTGATGAAGTGGTGACAGAAATCGAAGGACTCGGCCGCCTCACAAGCACGATTACCGGAAAGGCCGTGCCCGCAGGTGAAAAATAA